GTTTGCTGGGCTTTGCTAGTCTGCACCTGCTTTACTTTCTCAGATAAAATAGCTCCAAACGTATCTATAAGTCTTTTTTTAAGAGGATCTAGACCAACAAAAGCTATAGAACGACAAATATTTGTTACCCGCTCAGGATAAGAGAAAAATCGGTCTACTAGAGGCTTAATAACCAAATCGAAGTTCGGATCAAAATAGAAACGTTCCCAATTTTTTATTATCTGCAATAAAGAAGGTAACCTTGACTCAGGGACTATAAATATATGATCCATAAGCATAGAAAACAGTTCTTCTTGAGGAATATATTTCTCGTAGGACCTTTGGTCTACCGTGTGAACTTTTTTCTTATAAAAAAGAATCATCTCATAATAGTCAGGATAAATTTTAGGAGAGGAAGATTGTTGCAGCTCTAAAAAATAACTCCTGCTTAACATCAATACAGCATTATCATAGGTATCGGAGTTCCAATCACACTCTCTCTTTAGCAATTTTTCTATGATACAGTTAAGTATAGCTCTACCCTCAGAAAATTCCCCCAGCTCTATTAAGCAATAGGCCTCAATGTTTTCTAAAAAGAAATCAGAAAACAAAAGTTGAATATTTACATCTAGCAAAGAAGTTTCAGACCCCTTTAAACGCTCTTTCCATATAGATAGTGATTCTAAAGCTTGTGAAAACTGTTTTTGTTTGTAGTTCAAAAGAAACTCAAACAAAGACAAAGAAGAAGATTTTGTAAATTGTTGACGCAAGGTTCCTATTAGCTCCCTCATACGCTCAATATCTTCTAGGAAAAACGCATTGAGAATACGCCCACCAATAACTTCTTCCTTAAATAAAAACTGAGAGTGTTCTACCTCATCATAAAGTCTCGCAAAAATCTTATCCGACTGCGTCATATTCCTTTGCTTTTGCAAAAGGAAGCCCTGATAACAAAGAAGGCTCTGTCGTTGTTGATTAGGAGGTAAACGATGTAGAAAAGACTCCACGCGTTCTTTCTTACCATCCACCCATAAATCTGTGATCTTTGCATTATCCGCAGAAATCATGGAAGGGCAAACAGAACACAGGAAATACAAGCCCCCTCCCATAGCAAAGCATGATAAAAAAAATACGCAAAACAATATGTAGCGAACCATTAGAGCCTCTATCGGCTTTGCTTAAAACCGTTTATTAGAATCAATTTTAACTAGTTAAAGTTAAATTATATATATTGAGTTGTCTTTATGCAAAATTATTTTTAATCAGAAAAAAAACTAAAAAACTGTAAAGGATCTTTGAAAAATAAAAGATTTTATATTACTTAGTCGAATAATATAGCCTACTTTATTTGCTCATGCTTACGGATAAAATTATATTATTTGTTACAGACGACAATAATATATCTCTGCAATTAAAAGAGTTTGCATCTCAGAACGTAGATTACCAAATAACTACCTCTTCTGTGTTTACAAACACCCTCAAGCCTGATCTAATTTTCTGCGAATACCTACTTCTTCCAGAAGTTGCATTCTCTGAACATTTGCCAGTTGAAACAGATTGTATAGTATTATTCGATACTTTTGAGGAAGAGGCTGTTGTAAAAGTTTTGAATAATGGTGCGAGCGGGTATTTACTTCGTCCTTTAACAGTTAAAGTTATTGATGCCGTTATTCGGGCATTTTTGCGCCATCATCTTAATTTAGAACATGCTATTCCTGAATCTATTTCTTTTGGTGATCGAACTTTTTATCTTTTAAATCTCACTATAGATTCCCCCGAGGGAAGAGTTCATTTAACTCCTTCGGAATCTGGGATATTAAAAAAACTTCTAATGAATCGTGGTCATCTATGTTTGAGAAAGCATCTATTAGAAGAGATAAAGGGAAATACAAAAGAAATTATCGCTAGAAACGTTGATGTTCATATTGCTTCTTTAAGAAAAAAACTCGGCCCCTACGGATCAAAAATTTCTACAATTCGTGGAGTAGGTTATTTATTTTCTGAAGATGACAGTCTCACTAACCAATCAACCAGCGAATCAACTTCCAACTACCCTTAAAATAGCGCTTGATTACCTCTTGTCACTAAATCAATATAACGAGACAATGTCTTAAAAAGTTGTGACACGTCATGATACTAGCATCTGCTTTATTTTCTCCTGAAGATTTTCCTTTTCCAGAACTTATTACAGAAGCGTATTATACTTGGGATATTTTAGCATTAATATCTAAAAAATTGTCTTCTCATACGTTCTCAGGCATTCATGGCACTGTTGAAAAAGGTGCATTTTTAAAAAATGCAGATACTATAGAGATTGCAGAGGGGGCTTATGTAGAGTCCGGAGCCTATATAGTTGGTCCTTGCATAATAGGTCCCCAAACAGAAATACGCCATGGAGCTTATCTACGAGGCGGTATCATTACAGGTTCTAATTGTGTGATAGGGCATTGTAGTGAAGTAAAAAATGCTTATTTTGGACACAACGCTAAAGCTGGCCATTTCGCTTATGTTGGAGATTCTGTTTTGTCTGCGGAAGTCAACCTCGGTGCCGGTGTACGTTGTGCCAACTTTCGTCTTGATGAGAAAACCATTTCAGTTTCTTCTGAAGAGGGAAAAATAGACACCCAATTAAGAAAACTAGGGGCCTTTCTTGGAAAAAAAGTTTCTATAGGATGCAACACTGTTATCAATCCTGGACATTGCATTCCTGCGTATACGCATATTCGTCCGGGAAAGGTAATTTAGAGGAATATTATGGTTGTTATGGACTTATTTGAAACCTATAAATTGATTATAGAAGATGCAATTAAAAGCTCCTTAGAAGATTTTGGTTCCCCAGGACAATCTATACGTGCACCTATAGAATACGCTTTAACAAGTGGAGGAAAGCGTATCCGTCCCATGTTGGTTTGCATGATCGCTAAAGGACTTGGTATGAACCGAGATGTTTTAGACTCTGCTCTGGCTATAGAATTTATTCACACCTCTACTTTAATAGCTGACGATCTCCCTTGTATGGATGATGATGATGAGCGTCGAGGACGCCCTACAGTACACAAAGCTTTTGATGAGGCCTCTGCTTTATTAGCGTCTTATGCGTTAATTCCTGCGGCTTATGCTCGTATTCGCTTGAATGCAAAAAAACTTAAAGCTCAAGGAGTAGATCCCGAGGAAACAAATATCGCCTACGATATTATCTCTGATGTTACCGATAAAAATTTTGGTATTCATGGGGTTCTCGGAGGTCAGTATGAAGATATGTTCTTTAAAAATGATGGTCCTGAATATGTTCAGTCCATCATTAATAAAAAAACGGGAGCTCTTTTTGAAATCGCGTGTGTATCGGGTTGGCTATTTGGCGGTGGGGATCCCGAGTGTATCCCACAAATCTTAGAATTTTCGAAGGAATTTGGTCTTCTTTTTCAAATAAAAGACGACATTTTAGACATTCATCAGGATCGTCAAGATATAGGGTTAAACTATGCCCTATTGTTTGGTTTAGATGCTGCAAAAGACCTTCTAAACTCTTCTATAGAAAAATGTTTTAAATTACTGGATTATCTTAAACTTCATGGTCTGAAAGACTCTTCAGAAATAGAAACGCTTATAGAATATATGAGAGTTCGGGATTATTAAAAAAGACTTGGAAAAATCTGGGTGAGAGGATTTGAACCTCCGCCCCCTTGCACCCCATGCAAGTGCGCTACCAGGCTGCGCTACACCCAGGAAAATATAAGTCTTATAAGCAGGTAATTCCTTCGAATTGAAATTCACACTTTTTAAATTCTGCAACACCAATTTGGGCACATCTTTCGATTATTGTTTCCAAAGTGTCCCCTGAAGATACTTCAGCAGCTTCTATATCTACAGCTATGGAAGCCGTAAAAGATGCTCCTCCCTTCTCTCCCTTGACTTGAAAGTTAACAAAAATCCCCTGCTTAGTTTTTGAAATATTTTTAAATCTGACTAAGTTGTTATCGATGAGGTTTTTCATTTTATGGCCTTCCAATTGGAAAACAATAAAAATACCAACCTCTCATGTTCCTGTAAACGCAAAGATTATATTTAAAAACTAAGGAGTGGGTCTTTTACGGGATTCTTGTTTGATTCTACCTAAATCACAGTCGGAATAATCAACAAATTTAAAAAATGTTTCGTACATAGGATTAAATCTGATTACCTCTTGAGCCATATCTATAGCTATCTTTCGGTAATTTTCATGTCCTTGGACTTGAGAACGAAGCTCACAAAGCCATTGCAGAGCTCTTCCGTTGATATGGAAGAACCAACGTATGTTGTAAGATAAAGGAACAACATACTGTGCTTCTTCAGGAAATTCAGTGGAGATTTGGTCATAAGCTTCTTTAGCTTTGTCCATAGCTTCTCTGAAGTCTTTTTCCATAGGGGTGTCTAATAGCTGCTCGGGAATATGATAATCCAAGTTTGTGGTGAGCAACTGGCGTTCCTGAGTGAGAATACGGTGCCTTTGAAGGTCTCTATAAGCTCCAAAATCTGCGGTAATATCAAAACCGAACTCTAGACACTCTAATCCCCTAGGAGATTTGTGCCTACGGTTCTCTCGAGATGAGGATCCTGCTTCTAAAACGCGTGTAAGATCTTCCATAGGCATAGAACGACACGCGCTTATAAGTTCCTCTAGAGTGAGTTGTGAATAAGGGAAAAGAAACCCTGCTGCAACTTTATAAATTCCATCGGGATCCCCATAAACTAAATGTACTCCCGTTTGTTTTGATGAAGGAACAGTATTTTTAAATTTGTCTGCTAAACTTACCAGCTGATCTTTAAGAGTTTGTCGATAGCTTAACATAGCTTGATGATGGTGATGGTGTGATTCCGCACGAGAAACAAAAGACGGAACGATTTTCATGAGCTCTGTTAGGGAGCCTTCTCCTATCTGGCGGATTTCTGTAAGATTATGTCCCTGTAATTTGTGTAATAGGGTCTGCCAAAACCTTCCATTACCAAAGAAACCTAAATTCGTTAAAGTTGCAGCAGGAAGAAGACCTCTCAAGCAGTCAAGAACTTTGGCTCTTAAAGAAATGCTATAAACTGATTGTGAAACTTCGGGTTCTTTCGGATAAATTTTCTCAAAAAAACAACGAACTTTTGGGATTAAGTCAGCATAGGTATCGAAAAGAAAATCACAAGTGTCCAAAAACACGTCTTTAAAGGCCGAGGTCATCAAAATAGGATCGCGGTAATATAAATACTCCCCTTTTACCTTTTGATCGAAATAAACGTATCTAGAAGACTTTTCTAAAGGAGAGCCGCCAATCCGAGCATCCTCCAATATTTTTGCGGCAAGCATGGAAACGCCTTCTATGGCTAAGTGAGCTCCACCTAACTCACCTATAGAATCGTCACCAAAACCATCAAGAACACGCCGATAAAAATCCGAAGCTTTATGTATGCCGACTTCGAAATCTTCAGCTGAAGGGTCTAAAAAGCTGCCTCCTTCTCCTTCTAAAAACTCTTTTAGAAGCAAAGAACGCAAACCTAATGTTGATCGTGAATACTTGGAAAATAATGCCCCTTTCACTACCTCGGGAAGGTTTTTCAAAGCAAAAATGTTTGTTTCTAAGTTGGTAACGAAATGAGATAGACTCTTTTTTTGTTCTATAGAAAACTCTTCATCTCTGCTCAACATGAAAAACCTCAAAAATTAAAAAGCCTGCCACAGGAATCAGAAAAAACAAAGGCGTTTTTGCTGAAAAAATCCTGTTAGAAAACAGTTGATATTGTGTTCATAAACATGCAACATCTTGATTTATTTACAAAGTGAACATTGTTTTAACAAAGTTTTAAACAGGTTAACCACCCTATTTCCCCTCTAAAAATTAAGTTTTAAACACTTTCCACACCCCCTAAAGAAGAAGAAGAAATATTAATATAAATATTATCTCTTTATTAGAACCTGTGGAAATTGTTGAAGGATTGTAAAAAATGAGCTCTTTAGCGTTACTCAGACGTCCTCGTAGAAATAGAAGAATGGTTGCTATCCGAGATCTGGTAGCTGAAACTTCTTTATTACCCCAAGATTTCATTTGTCCTTTCTTTCTTGTAGAAGGAAAAAATGTCCGTGAAGAAATAGAAAGTCTTCCAGGGGTATTTAGATGGAGTAT
This window of the Chlamydia sp. BM-2023 genome carries:
- a CDS encoding polyprenyl synthetase family protein; its protein translation is MVVMDLFETYKLIIEDAIKSSLEDFGSPGQSIRAPIEYALTSGGKRIRPMLVCMIAKGLGMNRDVLDSALAIEFIHTSTLIADDLPCMDDDDERRGRPTVHKAFDEASALLASYALIPAAYARIRLNAKKLKAQGVDPEETNIAYDIISDVTDKNFGIHGVLGGQYEDMFFKNDGPEYVQSIINKKTGALFEIACVSGWLFGGGDPECIPQILEFSKEFGLLFQIKDDILDIHQDRQDIGLNYALLFGLDAAKDLLNSSIEKCFKLLDYLKLHGLKDSSEIETLIEYMRVRDY
- a CDS encoding response regulator transcription factor, which translates into the protein MLTDKIILFVTDDNNISLQLKEFASQNVDYQITTSSVFTNTLKPDLIFCEYLLLPEVAFSEHLPVETDCIVLFDTFEEEAVVKVLNNGASGYLLRPLTVKVIDAVIRAFLRHHLNLEHAIPESISFGDRTFYLLNLTIDSPEGRVHLTPSESGILKKLLMNRGHLCLRKHLLEEIKGNTKEIIARNVDVHIASLRKKLGPYGSKISTIRGVGYLFSEDDSLTNQSTSESTSNYP
- a CDS encoding DUF1347 family protein, with amino-acid sequence MVRYILFCVFFLSCFAMGGGLYFLCSVCPSMISADNAKITDLWVDGKKERVESFLHRLPPNQQRQSLLCYQGFLLQKQRNMTQSDKIFARLYDEVEHSQFLFKEEVIGGRILNAFFLEDIERMRELIGTLRQQFTKSSSLSLFEFLLNYKQKQFSQALESLSIWKERLKGSETSLLDVNIQLLFSDFFLENIEAYCLIELGEFSEGRAILNCIIEKLLKRECDWNSDTYDNAVLMLSRSYFLELQQSSSPKIYPDYYEMILFYKKKVHTVDQRSYEKYIPQEELFSMLMDHIFIVPESRLPSLLQIIKNWERFYFDPNFDLVIKPLVDRFFSYPERVTNICRSIAFVGLDPLKKRLIDTFGAILSEKVKQVQTSKAQQTLSLLKRLDSDMWVSEKLIISPEALQDIISHDDDNYTSLRKYLNLWEEIQSYDIDKQQLVKYLIIGAKQLWKLGTCDDKALNLLRVILQFTNYDIESENIVFRFVKQVHKQLLSGHSISRLLKLEDFIADIGISPIAVCEEDIANFIADAEFLYSQGKYKKCYLYSLWLTKISPSPLTYRLLGLCLLEKKCYSEALDCLQSLPLHDRTYDPKVQKALALCQKHLSKDLGAGYKRG
- a CDS encoding FAD-dependent thymidylate synthase is translated as MLSRDEEFSIEQKKSLSHFVTNLETNIFALKNLPEVVKGALFSKYSRSTLGLRSLLLKEFLEGEGGSFLDPSAEDFEVGIHKASDFYRRVLDGFGDDSIGELGGAHLAIEGVSMLAAKILEDARIGGSPLEKSSRYVYFDQKVKGEYLYYRDPILMTSAFKDVFLDTCDFLFDTYADLIPKVRCFFEKIYPKEPEVSQSVYSISLRAKVLDCLRGLLPAATLTNLGFFGNGRFWQTLLHKLQGHNLTEIRQIGEGSLTELMKIVPSFVSRAESHHHHHQAMLSYRQTLKDQLVSLADKFKNTVPSSKQTGVHLVYGDPDGIYKVAAGFLFPYSQLTLEELISACRSMPMEDLTRVLEAGSSSRENRRHKSPRGLECLEFGFDITADFGAYRDLQRHRILTQERQLLTTNLDYHIPEQLLDTPMEKDFREAMDKAKEAYDQISTEFPEEAQYVVPLSYNIRWFFHINGRALQWLCELRSQVQGHENYRKIAIDMAQEVIRFNPMYETFFKFVDYSDCDLGRIKQESRKRPTP
- a CDS encoding LpxA family transferase, which encodes MILASALFSPEDFPFPELITEAYYTWDILALISKKLSSHTFSGIHGTVEKGAFLKNADTIEIAEGAYVESGAYIVGPCIIGPQTEIRHGAYLRGGIITGSNCVIGHCSEVKNAYFGHNAKAGHFAYVGDSVLSAEVNLGAGVRCANFRLDEKTISVSSEEGKIDTQLRKLGAFLGKKVSIGCNTVINPGHCIPAYTHIRPGKVI